One window from the genome of Desulfurella sp. encodes:
- a CDS encoding lipopolysaccharide assembly protein LapB, producing MLRLERKKINRTKIRFAIAIALYCILIFVLLRQTVTAKENYVLKCSNYLQFQDFKKAIDAGKQAVIWQPKDIYSYICLGKAYLNVSDFNSALKNFKTAYNMSTSIENLALTSNLMGIAYQNIDDKTNAIYYYTKSLNFYRILKNMNGQAAQLNNLGEMYNLEGDYAKSLDYFQQALSINKSINDQDSQAVNYNNIAVVYSNDGKYQKSIEYLKKSLNIFEQNGNFLGQTQAKLNLGNIYRLLKNYSDAEKYLLSGKDLAEKIGNRYWQARAYEYLGMLYLDKSNYKKAEDYLTKAIDIYKSIGDKKDYLSVSNLLSQLYKNDSDESLINTIKLNLKAFYRNLLECFYN from the coding sequence ATGCTTCGCTTAGAAAGAAAAAAAATCAATAGAACAAAAATTAGATTTGCTATCGCAATTGCTCTTTACTGTATTTTGATTTTTGTTTTATTAAGGCAGACAGTTACAGCTAAGGAAAATTATGTTCTCAAGTGCTCTAATTATTTACAATTTCAAGATTTTAAAAAAGCTATAGATGCCGGTAAACAAGCTGTAATTTGGCAGCCTAAAGACATATATTCATATATATGTCTTGGAAAAGCATATCTTAATGTATCTGATTTTAATTCAGCACTGAAAAATTTTAAAACTGCCTACAATATGTCGACTTCCATAGAAAATTTAGCTTTAACATCAAACTTAATGGGTATTGCATACCAGAATATCGATGATAAAACAAATGCGATTTATTACTACACAAAATCACTAAATTTTTATAGAATATTAAAAAATATGAATGGCCAGGCAGCTCAATTAAATAATTTAGGTGAAATGTATAATTTGGAAGGTGATTACGCAAAATCTTTAGATTATTTCCAACAGGCTTTAAGCATCAATAAATCAATTAATGACCAAGATAGCCAAGCAGTTAATTACAACAATATAGCTGTAGTCTATTCAAATGACGGAAAATATCAAAAGTCTATTGAATATCTGAAAAAATCTTTAAATATATTCGAACAAAATGGAAATTTTCTGGGGCAAACACAAGCCAAACTTAATTTAGGAAATATTTACAGGTTATTAAAAAACTATTCCGATGCGGAAAAATATTTGTTATCAGGCAAAGATTTAGCTGAAAAAATTGGCAATAGATATTGGCAGGCTCGAGCTTACGAGTATCTGGGCATGTTATACTTAGACAAAAGCAATTATAAAAAAGCAGAAGATTACCTAACAAAAGCTATAGACATTTATAAATCCATAGGTGACAAAAAAGATTATCTTAGCGTCTCAAATCTTTTGTCCCAATTGTATAAAAATGATTCAGATGAAAGTTTAATAAATACTATAAAACTGAATTTAAAAGCATTTTACAGAAATCTTTTAGAGTGTTTTTATAATTGA